The following DNA comes from Streptomyces sp. Ag109_O5-10.
TAGAAGTGGGCCTGGTGGCCGTCGGCCTTGGGGCGCAGCACGCGTCCCAGCCGCTGGGCCTCCTCCTGCCTCGACCCGAAGGTGCCCGACACCTGGACCGCGACCGTCGCCTCCGGCAGGTCGATGGAGAAGTTGGCGACCTTCGAGACGACCAGCACGCTGATCTCGCCCTCGCGGAAGGCGTCGAAGAGCTTCTCGCGCTGGGCGTTGGAGGTCTCGCCCTTGATGACCGGGGCGTTCAGGTGCTCGCCCAGCTCGTCGAGCTGGTCGATGTACTGGCCGATGACGAGGATCTGCTGCCCGGCGAAGCGCTTCACGATCGCCTCCGTGACCTTCCGCTTGGTCGCGGTGGTCGCACAGAAGCGGTACTTCTCCTCGGTCTCGGCGGTGGCGTACGCCAGCCGCTCCGCGTCCGTCAGGTTCACCCGCACCTCCACGCAGTCGGCGGGTGCGATGTAGCCCTGCGCCTCGATCTCCTTCCACGGAGCGTCGAACCGCTTGGGCCCGATGAGGGAGAACACGTCCGATTCCCGGCCGTCCTCGCGCACGAGGGTGGCCGTCAGCCCCAGCCGCCGGCGCGCCTGCAGATCGGCGGTGAACTTGAAGACAGGAGCCGGCAGCAGATGGACCTCGTCGTAGACGATCAGACCCCAGTCCCGGGAGTCGAAGAGCTCAAGGTGCGGGTAGACGCCCTTCCGCCTGGTGGTGAGGACCTGGTAGGTGGCGATGGTGACCGGCCGGATCTCCTTCCGGGTCCCGCTGTACTCGCCGATCTCGTCCTCGGTGAGGCTCGTCCGCTTCACCAGCTCGTGCTTCCACTGCCGGGCGGAGACGGTGTTCGTCACCAGGATCA
Coding sequences within:
- a CDS encoding DNA repair helicase XPB, producing MNGPLIVQSDKTLLLEVDHERADDCRRAIAPFAELERAPEHIHTYRVTPLGLWNARAAGHDAEQVVDALVEYSRYPVPHALLVDIAETMDRYGRLTLSKHPAHGLVLTTTDRPVLEEILRSKRITPLVGARIDPDTVAVHPSERGQIKQTLLKLGWPAEDLAGYVDGEAHPIELAEDGWALRPYQKQAVENFWHGGSGVVVLPCGAGKTLVGAGSMAQAKSTTLILVTNTVSARQWKHELVKRTSLTEDEIGEYSGTRKEIRPVTIATYQVLTTRRKGVYPHLELFDSRDWGLIVYDEVHLLPAPVFKFTADLQARRRLGLTATLVREDGRESDVFSLIGPKRFDAPWKEIEAQGYIAPADCVEVRVNLTDAERLAYATAETEEKYRFCATTATKRKVTEAIVKRFAGQQILVIGQYIDQLDELGEHLNAPVIKGETSNAQREKLFDAFREGEISVLVVSKVANFSIDLPEATVAVQVSGTFGSRQEEAQRLGRVLRPKADGHQAHFYSVVARDTIDQDFAAHRQRFLAEQGYAYRIMDADELLAES